One part of the Thermodesulfobacterium commune DSM 2178 genome encodes these proteins:
- a CDS encoding ATP-binding protein has protein sequence MIFPFTAIVDQEEMKLALILNVIDPSIGGVLIMGEKGTAKSTTVRALADLLPEIEVVKGCRFNCSPEGPFCSDCLEKIKNNETLEFEKKKMRVVELPLGVTEDRVVGSLDIEHAIKKGEKRFEPGILAEANRNFLYIDEVNLLEDHIVDLLLDSAAMGVNTVEREGISFVHPARFILVGTMNPEEGELRPQLLDRFGLCVFVNSLKEKSLRVEVLKRKAEFDDDPEGFLKKWEPHQQSLAARIIKAKENLKNVKITEDALSKVVEITSQLNLDGHRADIVMLKAARAHAAYNERKEIIPDDIKKIAPLALKHRLKRLPFEEISTELEKLNEVITRI, from the coding sequence ATGATATTTCCATTTACTGCTATTGTCGATCAGGAAGAGATGAAGCTTGCATTAATTCTTAATGTGATCGACCCAAGCATCGGTGGAGTACTTATTATGGGTGAAAAAGGAACTGCTAAATCAACAACTGTTCGTGCTTTGGCTGATTTACTTCCTGAGATAGAAGTGGTTAAGGGTTGTAGATTCAACTGTTCCCCGGAAGGGCCTTTTTGCAGTGATTGTTTAGAAAAAATTAAAAATAACGAAACATTAGAGTTTGAAAAAAAGAAGATGAGAGTGGTTGAGCTTCCACTTGGAGTAACCGAAGACAGGGTTGTTGGGAGCCTTGATATTGAGCATGCAATAAAAAAAGGCGAAAAACGCTTTGAGCCAGGTATTCTTGCAGAGGCCAACAGAAACTTTCTTTATATTGATGAAGTGAATCTTTTAGAAGATCACATTGTGGATTTACTCTTGGATTCTGCAGCGATGGGAGTAAACACGGTCGAAAGGGAGGGGATCTCCTTTGTTCATCCTGCAAGATTTATTCTTGTTGGAACCATGAACCCTGAAGAAGGAGAACTCCGTCCACAACTTCTCGACAGATTTGGACTGTGTGTTTTTGTTAATTCATTAAAAGAAAAGAGTTTAAGAGTTGAAGTACTTAAAAGAAAAGCCGAATTTGATGATGATCCTGAAGGTTTTTTAAAAAAATGGGAACCTCATCAACAAAGCCTTGCCGCAAGGATCATAAAGGCAAAAGAGAATCTTAAAAACGTAAAAATTACTGAAGACGCTCTCTCTAAAGTTGTTGAGATTACTTCTCAATTAAATCTTGATGGTCATAGAGCAGACATAGTGATGTTAAAAGCTGCCCGTGCTCATGCAGCGTATAATGAAAGAAAAGAGATTATTCCAGATGATATTAAAAAAATTGCGCCTTTAGCTTTAAAACACAGGCTTAAAAGACTACCTTTTGAAGAAATCTCAACAGAACTGGAAAAGCTTAACGAAGTTATTACACGAATATAG